The genomic DNA GCTCTACGAGCGATTCCCCAATCTCCTCGAAGGGGAGATGACCAAGATCAAATCCACCATCGTCTCCCGGCGCACCTGCGCCCAGATCTCGACCCAGCTCGGGCTCGACTCCCTGCTGATGCTCGGCAAGGGGATGCAGACAGCCCGGGGCGACGCCCTCCCGTCCTCGCTCGCCGCCGCGGTCTTCGAGTCTGTCATCGCTGCGGTTTATCTCGACGGCGGCTGCGATATGACACGCGCGTTCCTGCGCCCGCTCCTGATCGGGCTCGTTGATCGTGCCGCGGAGAGCGGGCATCAGCACAACTACAAGTCCGTGCTCCAGCAGCACGCGCAGCAGGTGTTCAACGAGACCCCGACGTACAAGGTGCTCGACGAGAAGGGACCGGACCACGCCAAGTGCTTCAAGGTCTGCGTCGAGATCGCCGGCCGCAGGTTCGAGCCCTGCTGGGGTCAGTCCAAGAAGCAGGCCGAGCAGGAGGCCGCCCTCATCGCGCTGCACGACCTCGGCATCGTCGCCCACGCCGCCGATGGCGAGGTGCGAGTGGTCAAGTCGTAGCCGCGAACGCACAAAGCTA from Phycisphaeraceae bacterium includes the following:
- the rnc gene encoding ribonuclease III gives rise to the protein MDHSSLRAAEAAIGYTFKRIELLDLALTHASVSEDRLNSNERLEFLGDAVLGLVVCEMLYERFPNLLEGEMTKIKSTIVSRRTCAQISTQLGLDSLLMLGKGMQTARGDALPSSLAAAVFESVIAAVYLDGGCDMTRAFLRPLLIGLVDRAAESGHQHNYKSVLQQHAQQVFNETPTYKVLDEKGPDHAKCFKVCVEIAGRRFEPCWGQSKKQAEQEAALIALHDLGIVAHAADGEVRVVKS